CGCGCCGGGCGTCGCGGCTGGCGAAGGTGTCCGCGATCCGGCCCTCCCGTAGCAGGAAGCTGTGCGGCTCTCCCTGGTACACGCTGAGCTTGAAAGGCTTGTTCGCGGCGTCGAGCTTCCCCGCGTAGCTGTAGATGGAGGCGATGGGGCTGGGCTGGTCGCGGGTGCCGTGGAGGATCAGCATGGGTGCTGTGAGCTGACCGATCAAGGCGGTGGGCGCCTGCGGTTTGGCCGCCGTGCCCCCCTGATCGGGGAAGCCGTACCACGCCACGCCCGCCTTGAACGCCTTGATCTGCGGCAGCAGGAGCATGGTGTAGCGCCCGCCCGCGCAAAAACCGGTCAGGCCCACCGCGTTGATGTTCACGTCGCGCCGGGTGCCCAGGTATTTCAGGCCGTCTTCCACCAGCGTCTTCACGGTCGCGTCGCTGGGTTCCTGCTCGAAGGTCTGCCAGCCCAGCGCCAGCGTCACGTAGCCTGCGGCGGCCATCTGGTCCACCAGGTCGCGGTAGCCCTGCTCCAGCCCCCGGAAGGAATGCAGCAGGATCACGGCGGGCTTGGGGGTGGCGGACGCAGGCGCGGCGAGGTAGCTCTTGTACGCCCGGCCTCCGCTCGTGACATTCACGTCTGTTCCCCGTACTGCCTGTCCCAGCGCGGCGGTCGAGAGGGCGAGGGCGGCCAGCGTCAGCGTGTGCTTGAGCATGGTGGAGACCTCCGCCTTTCAGCGTACCCGGCGCGGCGGGCGCAAGTTGTCAGGGGAGGCGCAAAAGCGTCAGGGCCGGGAAAGTCTCAGCGCCGCTTGCCAACCCTCCCGCGTCACCCGCGCCAGCACCGTGAAGGTGCCGTCCGCTCGGGGCCGCAGCACCGCCGCTTCGCCCTCGGCCAGCATCCAGCCTGTGCTCAGACGCAGGTTCTGCTCGTGGGTCACGATCACCGTGTTCGTGCCTGTACGGGGTGGCACCCGGAGCAGTGTGCGCAGGTTGGCTGTCACCCGCTGGCGGTCGGCTTCGGTGCCGGTGCGGAAATAAGGATTGTTCAGCGCGGGCGTGGGCGTCACCCGCCCGGCGAGCAGCGCGGCGCTGTCGCTGTTCCGGCAATACTCGCCGCTCAGGACGGTGCCGAGGGGGATACGGAGTTCCCGCAGCAGTCGCCCCACCTCACGGGCATTCGCGCGGCCCTGGTCGCTGAGGTTCCGCTGGGTGGCGCAGTCGCGGGGCGTGACGTTCGGCGCGTCGGCCCCCTCGGTGTCAAAGTGCCGGAAGTACAACACCAGTCCCCCGGAACGGAGTTGGGTCACCAGCGCGGGGTCAGCTCCTCCGGCACCGCAGGCGGCTGGGCAAGGGCGGAGGCGGCCACCAGCAGTGCCGGGAAGAGGCAGAGGGCACGCATGACCCACCTTAGACTCCCGCCGGGGCCGTAGACCGTGTCGGGCCATGCAACAAAAAAAGCCCCAGCTTTCGCCAGGGCCTTTCTTGCACAGCGGGTTACTTCTGCGCGTGCACTACGAGCTTCATCGGAATGGTGACTTCCGGGTGCGCGCGGTAGGCGATGTCGTACTCGCCGATGTCCTTGACGGTCTTGGGCATCTCGATCTTGCGGCGGTCCACGTCGAAGCCGAGGCGGTCGAGCGCGTCGGCCACGTTGGCGTGGGTCACGGCGCCGTAGATCTTGCCTTCGCCCGCACGGACGCTGAGTTCCACGGCCACCCCGTTGAGGCGGCTGGCGAGGTCCTCGGCCTTGGCCTTCTCCTGCGCCTGGGTCTTCTGGCGCGAGCGGATCTGGGCTTCCAGGGTCTTCATGTTGGCGGCGTTGGCGGGAGCCGCCACGCCCTGCGGAATCAGCCAGTTGCGGGCGTAGCCGGGCTTGACGTTGACCACGTCGCCGGTCTTGCCCAGGCGGCCGGGTTCAAGAAGGATCACTTGCATTTCAGGGTCCTCCTTACTTGCGGACCAGCTTCTCGGTGTAGGGCAGCAGCGCGAGCTGGCGGGCGATCTTGATCGTCTGCGAGATGCGGCGCTGGTGCTTGGCCGAGAGGCCGGTGCGGCGGCGGGGGAGGATCTTGCCGGTATCACTGACGAACCGGCGAAGCATCTTCACGTCTTTGTAGTCGGTGATCTCCAGCTCTCCGATGGAGAAGGGATCAACCTTGGGCTTGCGGGGCCGCTTGGGTCCCTTGCCGCGCGGCTTGCGCTCGGCGTTGTTTCCTTGGGTCATGGGTGTTCCTCAGACCCTGCCCGCTTAAAAGGGCAGGTCTTCTTCTTCCGGCGGGAAATCGTCGAGACCTTGATCAATATCCAAGCCCCCCGAACGGGTCCCCGTGGTCGCCGCCCGGCTTCCCTGCGCGCGGCTGGCGCCGGCAGCAGTGGGCTGGGGACGCGCCGAACTGCTCGCGGTCTGCGTGCGAGGTCCGGCGGGGGTGGCTGCGGCACTGCCGGTGGCCGCGCCTCGGGAAAGGGCTTCGACTCGCGTCGCCTCTACTTTGGTGGAGTTGCGCTTCTGTCCCTCGCGGTCGGTCCACGCCTCGTTCACAAGTCGGCCCTGCACCAGGACGGGATCGCCCTTCTTCAGGTCCTTCATGGACTCGGCGAGGTCACGCCACAGCGTCACGTCGATCCAGTGGGTCTTTTCCTGCTTCTGCCCTTGCCGGTCGTTCCAGGTCTCGTTCACGGCCAGGCCGATGCCGAGCACCGCGTCCCCGGCGGGGGTGTAGCGCAGTTCGGGGTCGCGGGTCACGTTCCCGATCACCACCACTTCGTTCATGCCGCTGCCCATACGGACGCCGCCTCCGGCATCCTGCACGAGTTCGGGCGCGTAGCCGAGCTGCTCGATGCGCCCTGCCTTCACGCGCACCATGCTGCGTTTGCCACCTTCAGGCGCTTCCCACTGGCTGTACTCCAGGCCGCCTTCGACCATCACGGCGTCGCCGCCCTTGAGGCCCTTTTCGGCCTGCCACTCGGCGGGTTTGCCGAGAATGGAGACGCGGTGATACCAGGGGAGTTTGCGCTCGCGTCCGTCGTTGCCGATCACGTGGTCTTCCCCGGCGACAGTCGCTTCAAAGACGGCGACGCCGCTGGGCGTGTAGCGGAGTTCGGGATCGCGGGCGAGTGCGCCGATCAGGTAAACGTGGTTCATGCCTCGGGCCATGACTGGGTCTCCTTTGTTCTAGCTGGCGAGATAACTGGGGCGAGTACGTTGCTGGCTTTTGCGGCCCTTGCGGGATAGTCCCACGATAACAAACCGGCCGCGTTACGTCAATGGCGTAACGGATGAAGGCGGCTCAGGCCTTCTTGGTCTTCCATTCCGGGCGGTCCTTGACCACCAGAATGCGGCGCACGTTGTCGCGCAGGCGCAGGCTGGCGGCGATGTCCTTTTCAGGGTTGCCCCCGGCGCGGATGGTGTACATCAGGTAGTAGCCCTCGCGGTCCTTGCCCACCGCGTAGGCGAGGCGGCGGTTGCCGACGTCGTCGAGGTTGGCGATCTCCGCTCCCGCGTTCTTCAGCGTCGTCTCGATGTAGTCGCGCTCGATTTGCACCTGCTCGGCGCTGAGGTTGGGGTTCAGGATCAGGTTCAGGTCGTACTGGTTCATGGTTCACCTCGCTCTACGCCCCCGCAGGCCGAGTGCCCCTCCACATGGGGAAGCCTCGCCGGGCGGCGCAACTGGCAACTGTAGCAGAGTGGACGCGCCCTTGCCAGAGCGTCCTGGCCCATGCCTGGAGCAGGCCGGCCGGGTACGCTGGGGCATGAGCGACAGCGCCGGGGCAGAGCAGCCGCAGAACTGGGCCGAGGGCATCCTCGACATCCTGAGAGAAGCGGTGGAGGGCGGCGTGCCGGGACAGGGCACAGCTTTTCTGGACGGCACGGCGGCGGACGGCAGCGGCAACCACGGCCTCCTCGCCACCCTGGCAAGCCTCAGCGCCGAGCAGGCCAGCCGCGAGGTGAACGGCGCGACGGTGGCCGGGCACGCGCGGCATACCGCCTTTCACATGGAAGTCGTCGTGCGCTGGGAGCGGGACGGCGACCGGGGACCTTTCGACTGGAAGGGGAGCTTCCACCCCGCGCAGGTGGGCGAGGAGGAGTGGGAGGAGGTCCAGCAGCGGGTGCGCCGCGCCTACGACGGGCTGACGGCCTTTGCTCGGACCCAGGCGAGTCGGGAGGCCAGTGGGGACGCGACCGGGGGGCTGGCCGGGGCCGTCGCGCACGTCGCCTATCACCTGGGGGCCATCCGGCAACTCGTGAAGGCGGTG
The sequence above is a segment of the Deinococcus budaensis genome. Coding sequences within it:
- a CDS encoding dienelactone hydrolase family protein; the protein is MLKHTLTLAALALSTAALGQAVRGTDVNVTSGGRAYKSYLAAPASATPKPAVILLHSFRGLEQGYRDLVDQMAAAGYVTLALGWQTFEQEPSDATVKTLVEDGLKYLGTRRDVNINAVGLTGFCAGGRYTMLLLPQIKAFKAGVAWYGFPDQGGTAAKPQAPTALIGQLTAPMLILHGTRDQPSPIASIYSYAGKLDAANKPFKLSVYQGEPHSFLLREGRIADTFASRDARREMLGYFGEYLR
- the rplI gene encoding 50S ribosomal protein L9, with the translated sequence MQVILLEPGRLGKTGDVVNVKPGYARNWLIPQGVAAPANAANMKTLEAQIRSRQKTQAQEKAKAEDLASRLNGVAVELSVRAGEGKIYGAVTHANVADALDRLGFDVDRRKIEMPKTVKDIGEYDIAYRAHPEVTIPMKLVVHAQK
- the rpsR gene encoding 30S ribosomal protein S18, which produces MTQGNNAERKPRGKGPKRPRKPKVDPFSIGELEITDYKDVKMLRRFVSDTGKILPRRRTGLSAKHQRRISQTIKIARQLALLPYTEKLVRK
- the ssb gene encoding single-stranded DNA-binding protein, with amino-acid sequence MARGMNHVYLIGALARDPELRYTPSGVAVFEATVAGEDHVIGNDGRERKLPWYHRVSILGKPAEWQAEKGLKGGDAVMVEGGLEYSQWEAPEGGKRSMVRVKAGRIEQLGYAPELVQDAGGGVRMGSGMNEVVVIGNVTRDPELRYTPAGDAVLGIGLAVNETWNDRQGQKQEKTHWIDVTLWRDLAESMKDLKKGDPVLVQGRLVNEAWTDREGQKRNSTKVEATRVEALSRGAATGSAAATPAGPRTQTASSSARPQPTAAGASRAQGSRAATTGTRSGGLDIDQGLDDFPPEEEDLPF
- the rpsF gene encoding 30S ribosomal protein S6, translated to MNQYDLNLILNPNLSAEQVQIERDYIETTLKNAGAEIANLDDVGNRRLAYAVGKDREGYYLMYTIRAGGNPEKDIAASLRLRDNVRRILVVKDRPEWKTKKA
- a CDS encoding DinB family protein, translated to MSDSAGAEQPQNWAEGILDILREAVEGGVPGQGTAFLDGTAADGSGNHGLLATLASLSAEQASREVNGATVAGHARHTAFHMEVVVRWERDGDRGPFDWKGSFHPAQVGEEEWEEVQQRVRRAYDGLTAFARTQASREASGDATGGLAGAVAHVAYHLGAIRQLVKAVGAGA